Below is a window of Candidatus Methylomirabilota bacterium DNA.
CGGCGCCCCCGGACTTGGCGATCTCCACCTTCAACGTCCGGCCGTCCATGTCCTGGCCGTTGAACTTCTTGACCGCCGCGTCCGCCTCTTCGGCCGTCGTCATCTCGACGAAGCCGAACCCGCGCGAGCGGCCGGTGTCTTGCTCCATCACGACCGTCGCCGACTCAACCTCGCCCGCTTGCGCGAACACCTCGCGAAGACGATCGCTCGACGTCGAGAACGGCAGACCTCCGACGAATAGTTTATGCGCCATGGCGCACCTCAGAATGCAACTCCCGCGGTGAAGAAACGCGCTCTGGAGCAGCGGAAGCGAACGCCAGAGACGGGATCTGGTGAGGACGGAGGTCCACAGCGAACCGACGACCGAACCAGACCTCATGAATATGACGGTGCGATACGTTCCACAGCAGCTCGACCGCCCCGAGGATCGTCGCGAACACCATCGCTATCGCGGCCGCAACGCACACCGTCAGGATGTCATTCAGCATGGCGTTCCC
It encodes the following:
- a CDS encoding RNA-binding protein produces the protein MAHKLFVGGLPFSTSSDRLREVFAQAGEVESATVVMEQDTGRSRGFGFVEMTTAEEADAAVKKFNGQDMDGRTLKVEIAKSGGAGGKDGGYRGNGRRSGPS